From the bacterium genome, the window TGGGAGAACCCCAGGAAGGTCAGGAAAATATGGCTCGCCAATCGGTCGGTCATCAGGGCCTTGTCCATGAGCGGCATGGGGGGCAAACCGGTAATGAAGGCGAAAAGGGCCATCAGGAAAAGGAAGGGTGAAAAGAGAGAGAGCAAGACCCCCACTGGGGTCTTCAGACGCCCCACCAAAAGGGCCGCCGTCAAGGAAAAGGACAAAGCGGAGAGGATACCGTCCAAGCTGACAAGGGGGGCCACCCCCTCCATCCAACCTTTTAAAAGCAGGAGCGTCCCTTGAAGGGCCAACCCGGCCATGAGCCAGCGGGCGGCGGTTCGGTCGGACTGGAGGTCCTGGTCCCGGTAGAACCGGAAGGAATACCAACATCCCACCCCATAAAGGACCACCGTCAGGAAAAGAAGGATGGGAATGGCCATGGGACCTCCTGGGGCCTAGGGATCGGACCCACAATCTAATCCCTTTTTAACCGCGGGACAATGCGGCCTACGGGACCCGGAAAACAAAAAACCCCCGTGCCCCAAAGGGCCGGGGGTCCTTACCGATGGCTTAGAAAAGCGAGGTGGCGGCCCATTGGGCCAGGTCCATGATGGGCCGGGGCCAGAACCCCAAGGTGACCGTCGTCAGGATCGAGACCAAAAGGACGACACTTTCCAAGGGGGTCACGGGCACCGGCGATGGATCCTTCGGTTCGGAGACCAGTGCCTGCCGTGCCACTTGAAGATAGTAATAAAGCGAGATCACGCTGAAAACCATGCCCACCAAGGCCAGCCAGGTATAGCCCATATGAACAGCGGCGCCGAAAAGGTACCACTTCCCGGAGAACCCGGCAAAAGGCGGCACGCCGGCCAGAGAAAGCAGGCCCACCAAAAGGACCACCCCAATGAGGGGAGAACGCTTCCAGACGCCGGCCACATCCTCGATACGGTCACTTCCCGTTTTCGCATAAAGGATCGCGATGGCCAGGAAAACACCCATGTTGGCGAAGAGATAGACGAAGAGGTAGAAGAGGACGGCCGTAAGGCCCAAGTTCCCGCCCGCCAGGAAGCCGGTGGAAATATAGCCCGCCTGGGCGATGGAAGAATAGGCCATCAGGCGTTTCAAGCTCTGTTGTGGGATGGCTTCCAGGTTCCCCAGGATGATGCTCAAGACCGCCAGGACGGCGAAAAGGCCCTCCCAAACCGAAAGGGTCGATGAATTGGAAAGCCCCACCCAAAAGATACGGGTGAAGGCCGCGAAGCCCGCGGTCTTGGAGACCACCGAAAGGAAGGCGGTGACGGGAAGGGGTGCCCCCTCATAAACGTCGGGGGTCCACATGTGGAAGGGCGCCAGGGAGATCTTGAAGCTCAATCCCCCGATGACCAGGATGACCCCCAGTACCAACAAAGGGGTGGTCGGCTGGG encodes:
- the ccsA gene encoding cytochrome c biogenesis protein CcsA; the encoded protein is MAIPILLFLTVVLYGVGCWYSFRFYRDQDLQSDRTAARWLMAGLALQGTLLLLKGWMEGVAPLVSLDGILSALSFSLTAALLVGRLKTPVGVLLSLFSPFLFLMALFAFITGLPPMPLMDKALMTDRLASHIFLTFLGFSHFTLGFGVGVAFWVQDGQLKQHRPGALTLPLPALEALDRLTVFYIGLGFLFWLAGLSLGTWEAYEVWDRLPWSDPKILGSFLVLGIYGLFFILRWSLRMRGRRSMVLVMAGYLLALFTFVGVKVLLNAPHGF
- a CDS encoding NADH-quinone oxidoreductase subunit N — its product is TLWVSLETLTVSSYLLASFLKKDKASNEAGMKYLLLGAFSSAAMLLGFSYLYGLTGTTVLANLARSLAAQPTTPLLVLGVILVIGGLSFKISLAPFHMWTPDVYEGAPLPVTAFLSVVSKTAGFAAFTRIFWVGLSNSSTLSVWEGLFAVLAVLSIILGNLEAIPQQSLKRLMAYSSIAQAGYISTGFLAGGNLGLTAVLFYLFVYLFANMGVFLAIAILYAKTGSDRIEDVAGVWKRSPLIGVVLLVGLLSLAGVPPFAGFSGKWYLFGAAVHMGYTWLALVGMVFSVISLYYYLQVARQALVSEPKDPSPVPVTPLESVVLLVSILTTVTLGFWPRPIMDLAQWAATSLF